A single window of Gossypium hirsutum isolate 1008001.06 chromosome A10, Gossypium_hirsutum_v2.1, whole genome shotgun sequence DNA harbors:
- the LOC121208118 gene encoding uncharacterized protein, with amino-acid sequence MIENAVRGGKIEGEVAKKSAPRKKNNEVNNMNSLNSRAVTIAQPKTEQQSTQRQESGTRQNSERIQFTPIPVTYRELYQSLYDAHAIAPFHLKLLQPPYPKWYDVNAKCEYHVGIPGHSIENCTGFKKAVEKLIKMGVVKFDSTPSTENPLPDHGNQEVNAIDEIREGKIKEDIAEVKTPMKVIWEMVKRGNNEVEAQTGPRVVIHKPNPFPYKDDKRVPWSYDCSVTVLEGESIASASRGVQNEGSHTRSGKRYDTRAVRVEPTKEKSVEVEKEKEIGIPINEPLRKQPVCISELALFLSSEVRRDALLKVLNETYATHDISINKLDRLVNNISADNFIYFNDDKIPLGGIGSTKALHITTRCKGYTLPSALVDNGSALNEEAKEFLKFLKHSEYSVVEQLRKQPVRISVLALLLSSKVHRDALLQLVTDGRLITINAEEDIIAAVTSKAPYVEANEEAIECSFHSLEIINATFIFEESEVPVPKMSRARRMALKMMMGKGALPGKGLGRQLQGGIQIPKLIEKKDRFGLGFRLDHKHKRQEIEKRQARRKARLNGGEVKWEPMTFPPISKSFKLGGLLVEESHQINAIHDEGLEQGNLEEEPQDFEDVQDYDVSLDLLRMVK; translated from the exons atgattgagaatgccgtGAGAGGCGGTAAAATCGAGGGGGAAGTGGCTAAAAAATCGGCCCCAAGGAAAAAGAACAATGAGGTGAATAATATGAATAGCCTCAACTCAAGGGCAGTCACAATTGCTCAACCTAAAACAGAGCAACAAAGTACTCAAAGACAGGAATCGGGTACAAGACAAAATTCAGAGAGGATACAATTCACGCCTATCcctgtgacgtatcgtgagctttatcaaagcttatacgatgcacatgccaTTGCTCCATTTCACTTGAAACTGCTGCAACCACCgtaccctaaatggtatgatgTAAATGCTAAATGCGAATATCACGTGGGAATACCGGGGCATTCGATTGAAAACTGCACCGGATTCAAGAAGGCCGTGGAAAAGcttatcaagatgggggttgtgaaattcGACAGTACCCCTAGTACTGAAAATCCGTTACCAGATCATGGCAATCAAGAAGTGAATGCCATCGATGAAATAAGGGAAGGAAAAATCAAGGAGGATATTGCTGAGGTGAAGACACCCATGAAAGTAATATGGGAGATGGTGAAGAGAG GGAATAATGAAGTGGAGGCGCAAACCGGGCCCAGAGTTGTCATCCATAAACCcaatcctttcccttacaaggatgacAAGAGGGTGCCATGGAGTTATGATTGCAGTGTAACAGTACTTGAGGGGGAGAGTATAGCCAGTGCatctaggggtgtgcaaaatgaAGGTTCCCATACGCGGAGTGGGAAACGTTATGATACGAGGGCCGTTAGAGTGGAGCCCACAAAGGAAAAAAGTGTCGAGgttgagaaagagaaagagattgGAATACCCATCAATGAGCCA ttgcgtaaGCAGCCAGTGTGTATATCAGAATTAGCCTTGTTTCTGAGTTCTGAGGTGCGTCGGGATGCATTATTGAAGGTGCTTAACGAAACATATGCCACCCACGACATATCCATTAACAAATTGGATCGGTTGGTAAATAACatcagtgctgacaatttcatctatttcaatgATGATAAAATTCCACTTGGGGGTATAGGGTCAACCAAAgccttgcacatcactactcGGTGCAAAGGATACACGCTGCCAAGTGCACTCGTTGATAATGGGTCTGCTTTGAAC GAGGAGGCTAAGGAGTTCttaaagttccttaagcatagcgagtatagtgtggtcgagcagttgcgtaaGCAGCCAGTGCGTATATCAGTATTAGCCTTGCTTCTGAGTTCTAAGGTGCATCGGGATGCATTATTACAG ttagtgacagatggACGGTTAATAACCATCAACGCGGAAGAGGACATTATAGCAgcagtcactagcaaggccccttatgtcgagGCAAATGAGGAGGCTATTGAGTGTTCTTTTCACTCTTTAGAAATCATCAATGCAACCTTCATTTTTGAAGAAAGTGAGGTGCCGGTACCCAAAATGTCTAGAGCCAGAAGGATGGCCCTGAAAATGATGATGGGGAAAGGGGCATTGCCAGGAAAAGGACTAGGAAGACAGTTGCAAGGAGGGattcaaatcccaaaactgattgagaagaaAGATCGCTTTGGTTTGGGCTTCAGGCTAGACCATAAGCACAAGAGGCAAGAGATTGAGAAACGTCAAGCGAGAAGAAAGGCACGTCTGAACGGAGGAGAAGTGAAGTGGGAGccgatgacattcccacctatatccaaatcctttaagtTAGGTGGATTACTAGTAGAAGAAagtcatcaaattaatgctatACACGATGAGGGATTGGAGCAAGGAAAcctcgagg aggaacctcaggattttgaagatgttcaagattaTGATGTATCTCttgatctgttaagaatggtaaagtag